GAGCAGCCCCTGCTACTTTTTTATTTTTTAACATCACATCATACTGGGTTGGCTTTGCCATACAAAAATGCTTACAATCCTTAACTAAAGATGCTCCATCTTGGGGAGTAAGGTAAAAGGAAGTGCTATTTCCTAAAAAAGATTCAATCGAGGATAGAACAATTGCATTAATCAATGCGTAATTATTTAAAGTATTTACTGAATAAAGAGCAGAACTAGCTGGTACTAAAATGCTAAAAGCAAAATCCCAAATATGAAAAATCACCCCCCCCCCTGTTGGCCTTTTTGCTAAATCAAGCGGCCCGATTTGATCTAAAAAAAGCAAGGAGGCAGGATCTGTAAAATAGCCATAGGTCGCGCTAGGAGATTCCCATTCATAGAAATGGAGCACTGGGATTAAAAAATTTTTCGCATTTTCTAAGAGCTCCGTATCAAAGCGCATATTTTCCTCGGCACTTTTTCGCTCAGTGTGTATAATTATGCATTCGGTAGTTTCCATGAATTCACTATATTTTTTTTAAATTCTAAAGCTCAAGAATACCTAAAAAAGAAAAATTGTTCATTTAAAATAACTTAATAAGCACGAAGAAATCTCTTGATTAACTTTGTCTAATTTGTCAAAAAAAGGAAAAGACCCCTAGAATTATCGGTTTATTAAGAGGATGGGATAAAAAAGGTAATATATGTTTGATAAATTTACTAACCGTGCTAAGCAAGTCATTAAACTTGCAAAAAAAGAAGCCCAACGCCTTAATCACAACTACCTTGGAACTGAACACATCTTACTTGGATTGCTCAAACTCGGTCAAGGAATTGCTGTTAATGTACTTCGTAATTTTAATTTAGATTACGATACTGTACGTGCTGAAGTAGAAAGACTTGTTGGCTTTGGACCAGAAATCCAGGTCTATGGAGATCCCGCATTAACGGGAAAAGTAAAAAAAGTTTTTGAATACTCCAATGAAGAAGCTGCCAATCTTAATCACAATTATGTAGGAACAGAGCACCTATTGCTAGCTCTTTTACGCCAGCGAGATGGCGTTGCTGCGCAAGTACTAGAAAATCTCAATGTGAACTTAAAAGATATTTACCGAGAGATCCTTAAAGAATTAGAAATCTTCAATTTACAGATCCCCCCTTCTGGTATGAGTTCTTCAAATAATCCTAATTACTCTTCTGCAAGTAAAGCCCCAGAAAAAGGAATGACCTCAGAAAAAATGCCTGCGCTGAAAGCCTACGGTCACGATTTAACCGAAGCTTGTCGCGAAGGGAAGCTTGATCCAGTAATCGGCAGAAAAGAAGAGGTGGAGCGCCTGATTTTAATTCTCTGTAGAAGACGCAAAAATAACCCGGTTTTAATCGGAGAAGCAGGAGTAGGAAAAACAGCAATAGTAGAAGGGTTAGCTCAAGCCATTGTTAAAGGTGAAGTTCCTGACCATTTGATTAAAAAACGCCTGATTTCACTCGACCTTACTTTGATGATTGCAGGAACTAAATACCGCGGACAGTTTGAAGAGCGAATCAAAGCGGTTATGGATGAGATTAAAAAGAATGGAAATATCCTTCTCTTTATCGATGAGCTACATACGATTGTTGGAGCAGGCGCTGCTGAAGGAGCCATTGACGCGTCCAATATTTTAAAACCCGCACTCTCTCGTGGTGAAATCCAGTGCATTGGAGCAACTACTATTGATGAATACCGCAAACACATTGAAAAAGACGCTGCTTTAGAAAGGCGTTTTCAGAAAATTCTCGTTACCCCCCCCTCTGTTGAAGAGGCTGTTGCTATTTTAATGGGCCTAAAAGCCAAATATGAAGATCATCATAAGTGCATTTATACCGATTCTTCGATTAAATCCGCTGTCTATCTATCAGATCGTTATATTACAGGAAGATTCCTACCAGATAAAGCAATCGATTTGATCGATGAAGCCGGAGCTAAAGCGCGGATTGCAACCATGCCCCAGTCTCAAGAAATTACAAAATATGAAACAGAAATCGAAAAAGTTCTTGTAGCTAAAGAAACCGCTTTAGAAAAACAAGAGTATGAAGAAGCTGCCAAATTACGCGATACCGAACAGAACCTACGAGAGCAGCTAAAGCAGATCAGTGAGAGATGGAAAAATAACAAAGAAGAACACCAAGTAATTGTTGATGAAGAAGAAGTTGCAGAAATCGTAGCTAAGCAAACAAAAATTCCTCTGACAAGGTTAACAGAAGGAGAAACTACAAAAGTGCTTAAAATGGAAGAGATCCTAAAGAAAAACATTATCGGTCAAGATGATGCAGTAAGCGTTGTTTGTAGAGCTATCCGCCGCAGCAGAGCCGATATTAAGGATCCCAATAGACCTATTGGCGCTTTTCTCTTTCTAGGACCCACAGGTGTGGGAAAAACGCTATTAGCAAAGCAACTTGCCATTAATATGTTCGGCGGTGAAGATGCCCTAATTCAGGTCGATATGTCTGAATATATGGAGAAGTTTTCTATCAGCCGCATGACTGGTTCTCCTCCTGGCTATGTAGGTCATGAAGAAGGTGGTCAATTGACAGAACAAGTAAGACAAAGGCCTTATTGTGTAGTGTTATTTGATGAGGTAGAAAAAGCACACCCGGATGTACTGAATATGCTTTTACAAATATTAGAGGAAGGGCGCCTAACCGATTCATTTGGCCGCCGAATTGACTTCCGTAATACCATCATCATTATGACTTCAAATTTAGGTGCAGATCTTATTCGTAGATCCTCTGAAGTAGGTTTTGCAGCGGGTGAAGGCACCCCTGACTATAAATCTATGGAAGAGACTATTAGACGCTCGGTTGCTAAAGGATTTAAACCAGAGTTTATCAACCGCCTAGACGGAATGATTATCTTTAAACCTCTGGATAGAGCTCATCTCTTTAACGTCATTGAATTAGAGGTGAAAAAAGTGTTAGAGCGTCTAGCTAGAAAACAGATATCTTTCATACTTGATGAAAAAGCAAAAGACTTTTTGGTAAATAAAGGCTTTGATCCTGCAATGGGAGCCAGACCTTTACGTCGTATCATCGAACAATACTTAGAGGACCCTCTAGCAGAACAACTTTTGCTAAATCCAGGCAAAGGCGGTCACTGGTTAATTTCAGCAAATGAGGATAAGCTCTTGCTCACTCCTCAGGAAGAATGTTTGACCATAGCTGATAAACAAGCTCCTGCAGAAGGTGGTTAAATAATAAAGAGGTGCGCTAACCCCCCCCCTTTGTTCTTATCGGCCAAAAATCTTGAAGAATGGCCGTATTACACCAGCTAAATCAGGAGCTGGCTCCTGTCGGTTTACATGAATTACTTGAAAAACTCGGGAGTAATTATGTAGAGCATTCTTTTGCATGGCTGGAAAAATGTGCCGACGCTTATGGAAAAACTGCGAAAGAAAGCTCAATACAAGCCTCTAACAGATCTTCTTTTTCCCATCGAATTATTCCTGCTTGCATTATTTTTAATTTTTTCCAAAAAGCAGAAATTACGAGGTTTATTTATGTTTTCTCATATATACTCGTTCATATTTAAATTAAGAGTTTGAATATATAAACATTTTTATACAAAAGATAACATCTTCTTGCAAGATAGAGCATTTTTTTCAAAAAAACCTAGTTATACAATTCTTAATTTGAAATCAAACTAGTATAGATGCCTGAGGCAAAAAGCCTCCTACTTGCATGTTCCACATTCTGGCATATAAACCATCTTTGGACATCAAAGCCGCATGAGTACCTTCTTCAATAATCTTTCCTTGATTAAAAACTAAAATCCGGTCCATGCGGGAAAGTGTTGAAAGGCGATGTGCAATCACAATGGTTGTTCGATTCTGCATGAGCTGAATATACTTTTCTGTTACAGAATCCAAAGACGAATTTGTACATTTTAAAAAGTGGGTGCCAGTGGCGTATGTTACCCATAGAATATCCTAAATGGGAATTATGTGATTATTATTTCCCTCTTTGGAATAAAAAAGATGATAAAAATTCTAAGAGTATTCTTGAAATAGTTTTAAAAAAAATTGGTTGGCGAGGTCAGAAAAAGCAGTGGTCGGAAAGAGAAAACAAGCTTTGTAATTATTGATGCTCAAAGTGTTAAAAATACTGATACAGCGGAGAAGAAAAGGATATGATGCAGGGAAAAAAATATCAGGAATAAAAAGACATATAGCAGTCGATACCCAAGGGCTTCCTCATGCGATTCACATTACCACCGCTAATATCACTGACAGAAATGGGTGTATAGAAGCATTTTCACTACATAAAAACCATTTGTTCGGTGTAAAAAATGTTTTAGCAGATGGAGGATATTCTGGAGAAAAATTTGCAAAGAGTGTGCAGGAGATATTAGGATGTATAGTAGAAATAGCTAAAAGAAATACACTTCATACTTTTACAGTTATTCCCAAAAGATGGGTTGTAGAGCGTTCTTTTGCGTGGATAGAAAAATGTCGCAGGCTATGGAAAAATTGCGAAAGAAAACTACATACAAGCCTGAATATGGTGGTTCTTGCTTTTATTGCTCTACTTTTGAAAAGATTTTAAACAGGCTCTTAGAAAAAATTCTCAGCCCAATAAAAAAATGACTCCTCAAATAGTTACCAGTATTGAAGAAAAAATCAAGTTGCAATAAAGCCCTATACAGATATCCGGATGGCTTAAAAGACATGGTAAAGAACATGTTAGTCATGAGACCATCTATAATCATATCTGGAAAGATAAACGACAGGGAGGACATCTTTATAGAGAGCTCCGTCATCGAGGGAAAAAATATAACAAGCAGAGAAAGGGAACTTCTGGAAGAGGGAACATCCCTGGTCGTATAGATATTAAGCAACGGCCTTGTATTGTAGAAAAAAAGACTCGTTTAGGAGACTGGGAACTAGATACAGTCATAGGGGCAAGACATAAAGGCGTAATTGTATCAATGGTAGAAAGAACTTCCAAGCTAAATTAAGCTCGCCAAAGTTTCTCATAAAACTGCAGAGGAAGTAAGTCAAGCGTTAATTGAACAACTTAAACCTATCAAAGATTTTGTACACACATTAACAGCAGACAACGGAAAAGAATTTGCCTATCACCAAATGGTTAGTTTCGAGCTAGAGTCAGACTTTCTACTTTGCAACGCCCTACCATTCTTGGGAAAGAGGCTTAAATGAGCATACAAAAGGACTAGTTAGGCAATATTTTCCTAAAACACAAAGCTTTTTAGATACGACTTCCAAGGATATGGAAAGGGTGGAAACTTATACTAAATAACAGACCTAGAAAGGCTCTCAACTTCAAAACTCCACTAGAAGTGTTTAGGAGATTATCTACAAATATGCTATGCTCGGGTGCACAAAAAAGAACATATAGTGGTTCCGATTCAATCGTATAGAAAAATATAGGATTAACGACAAGTTTCAAGTCGTTGACTTGAAACCCATTAAGCTAGCCGTTTGAATTGGCACTACTATGTTTTTGGAATTAGCTAAGCCTTTTGTGCTATTATGTCTTTTTTAAACAAAGAGGTACGGTATGGTAGAGGTTTCAGAAGGAGAA
This is a stretch of genomic DNA from Candidatus Rhabdochlamydia oedothoracis. It encodes these proteins:
- a CDS encoding ATP-dependent Clp protease ATP-binding subunit — its product is MFDKFTNRAKQVIKLAKKEAQRLNHNYLGTEHILLGLLKLGQGIAVNVLRNFNLDYDTVRAEVERLVGFGPEIQVYGDPALTGKVKKVFEYSNEEAANLNHNYVGTEHLLLALLRQRDGVAAQVLENLNVNLKDIYREILKELEIFNLQIPPSGMSSSNNPNYSSASKAPEKGMTSEKMPALKAYGHDLTEACREGKLDPVIGRKEEVERLILILCRRRKNNPVLIGEAGVGKTAIVEGLAQAIVKGEVPDHLIKKRLISLDLTLMIAGTKYRGQFEERIKAVMDEIKKNGNILLFIDELHTIVGAGAAEGAIDASNILKPALSRGEIQCIGATTIDEYRKHIEKDAALERRFQKILVTPPSVEEAVAILMGLKAKYEDHHKCIYTDSSIKSAVYLSDRYITGRFLPDKAIDLIDEAGAKARIATMPQSQEITKYETEIEKVLVAKETALEKQEYEEAAKLRDTEQNLREQLKQISERWKNNKEEHQVIVDEEEVAEIVAKQTKIPLTRLTEGETTKVLKMEEILKKNIIGQDDAVSVVCRAIRRSRADIKDPNRPIGAFLFLGPTGVGKTLLAKQLAINMFGGEDALIQVDMSEYMEKFSISRMTGSPPGYVGHEEGGQLTEQVRQRPYCVVLFDEVEKAHPDVLNMLLQILEEGRLTDSFGRRIDFRNTIIIMTSNLGADLIRRSSEVGFAAGEGTPDYKSMEETIRRSVAKGFKPEFINRLDGMIIFKPLDRAHLFNVIELEVKKVLERLARKQISFILDEKAKDFLVNKGFDPAMGARPLRRIIEQYLEDPLAEQLLLNPGKGGHWLISANEDKLLLTPQEECLTIADKQAPAEGG
- a CDS encoding lipoyl protein ligase domain-containing protein, whose protein sequence is MRFDTELLENAKNFLIPVLHFYEWESPSATYGYFTDPASLLFLDQIGPLDLAKRPTGGGVIFHIWDFAFSILVPASSALYSVNTLNNYALINAIVLSSIESFLGNSTSFYLTPQDGASLVKDCKHFCMAKPTQYDVMLKNKKVAGAAQRKTKKGFLHQGSICLQLPDRKYLNQIIRSKEVIDAMYAHTFPLLGDQAVSKAQIESAKVDLQTLLTCDLNRICLKYSQANC
- a CDS encoding IS30 family transposase translates to MSGWLKRHGKEHVSHETIYNHIWKDKRQGGHLYRELRHRGKKYNKQRKGTSGRGNIPGRIDIKQRPCIVEKKTRLGDWELDTVIGARHKGVIVSMVERTSKLN